The genome window GATTCCAAATGAGATGGCTTCTCGGACTTTTAAGGGGGAGGCTTCATTCATTTTCTTTCGATGCAAAGCCAATGTGCCACACATTACATCTGTTTTGCAAAGAATTTCATGCAGCTCATCCCCAAACAAAAATCCCAAAAAATGGACATTTTCGGTGTATGGGATATCGATGTCACTCTTTGAATACCCGATAATGTTGACCTCCAAATCCTGAAACAAGCCCGCCAGATCAATCAGCTTATCCACACCATGCCAGTCCATACCCGGTGAACCCACCAATGTAATAACAGGATGGGGATTTTTGGGCGGCGGCATGATTTTTACTTTTCGTACATCAATCCCATTGGAGATGACGCGAAACGGTTTGTCCCGTTTTGGCAAAAGCACATCCACCAATTCATGAGAGGGGAAGATGATTCCAGCCGCAGAACCAAACGTCAGTCCGCGTGTGAGGCGGTTCATCCAATGAAAAAACGCGCCGCGTTCCTGATATTCCTGACGGTCATCAGAGTTCGTCTCCAAAACGACTGGCGCAATCTTAAAAAGACGATGCAGGGGGTGGGAATATAACCCAAAACGCATATAAATGACATCGGGTTGGAATTCCCGTATCGCTTCAAGCATTCGCTTCAACTCGAACATGCGGGCTACTTCGCGTTTCAAGAGGTTTACGTTCGCATCGAAGATGAACTGCCGTTCTTCGGGAAACGGGATTTCCGCCGGGCTGAGGCTAAACAGAGTAACTTCATGCCCAATCTCACGCCAGATTCCCATCTGGCTTTTTATCTTTTTCCCCACACCGCCCTGCATGATCTCCGGGGCGACATGGACGGTGACGTAGGCAATGCGCATTTACTTCCGTTCCAAAAACAGGTTGAGCAATGCCTGTGCTTGAATAAATTTCCAGGCACGTTTCATGATTTTTTTGTCATGGCGTTTGAAAGCAACTTCCAGGTCATTTTGAACACGCGCACCGTTCCAGAACGGGGATGTTTGAAAATTATTCGAAGAGACTACATCGTGGATGAATTGATGACCGCGAGACGAGTCCCAGCCTTCAGCCAGGTCGGGGAATCCAAGTTTTTTGGATCGAACGCGAATCAAATCCGGAAGGACACCTTTCATTGCGTCGCGCAAAATCCTTTTTGTAAAGCCTCTGCCGATCTTTCGGTCAGATGGCAATGCGAAGGAAAAACACACCAACCGCCAATCCATGAGAGGTGAGCGCACTTCTACCCCGTGCGCCATGGAGAGACGGTCGAAATTTCGCAAGACCATCGGCAGATGCGTGAAGTGGAAGTCGGTGTAGAGTGTTTTGAAGAGTTCATCGTGCCCAGCAAGGCGTGGCTTGTCCTGCTCTATTGAAGGCGTAAAAAAAGGCTCAGGTTGTGCAACCAGCCATGAGGTCGAAGGTGATGCGGATTTTTTTCCAGTCAAACGTTTCTTGATGGCGTTTACATATGTCCCAAGTCCATGAGTCAGGCTCATGCTGTTTCGTATCAAGGCCAGTTCGGCGTAGCGAATCGGATTCGCATTGCGCATGGCGGCGAAGACGTGCCAGGTGTAGCCGCCCAGCGCTTCATCGCCGCCGTGACCGTCAATGGTGACGACCACGCCATGCTGACGCTGCATCTTGTGAACAAACCACGGACCGAGATGAATGTCGGAGAGTTCTTCGAATTGATAGAGGATCTCGTCGAAATGTTCGAGGTACATGTCCGCGTTCATTTCGCAGTAGATGGGATTGACACCGGTCTTCTTTATGACCTCATCGGCATAGCGGCGTTCGTCAATGACTTTGCCGGGCCACGTGCCGATGAAGGCTTTCTGCCATTCGTGCGCCATGCGCATGGTGGCATCGCCGGATTTGCGGATGTGGCTCATGGAAGAAAGCACGGAACTGGAATCCAAGCCGCCGCTGAGGGCTGTGCCGATGGGCACGTCACTGCGCATACGGATGCGGCAGGCATCGAGGAATAGTTCGCGGTACTGCGCGACCTGGTCTTCGTATTTTTCGGGTACATGGGGAAGATGATCGAGCGTATTCCACCAGCGGCGAATTTTCATATCACCACTTGCAGTGAGTGTGAGGCAATGCCCGCCCAACAAACGTTTGAGACCTTGAAAGAGACAATCCTCCGCGCCTTCGACCAGCGACGCATCTTCGAGCGAGTTGGCAAGCACGACGGGGTTGTATTCTGCGCGGAAGCCATCGAGCGCGAGAAAGGCTTTCATTTCGGAAGCGAAGGCAAAGCGTTTGCCATCGAAAAGATAGATCATCGGCTTGACGCCGAAGCGGTCGCGCGAGAGAAACAGTTTACGTTCGCGGCTGTCCCAAATGGCGAGCGCCCACATGCCGTTGAGTTTGAATTGAAAATCCTCGCCCCATGTATCGTAAGCGGCGAGCACGACTTCCGTATCCGATTCGGTATTGAAACGGCAGCCCAGGCTTTCGAGTTCATTTTTCAATTCGACGAAGTTATAAATTTCGCCGTTGAAGACGATCCAGTAACGCCCGTCGGCGTAGGGCATGGGCTGGTCGCCGGTGTTCAAGTCGATGATGGCGAGGCGGCGGTGACCAAAACCAAGATTGGCAGATTCGTCCACATGGATGTCCCAGCCGTCGGGTCCGCGATGCGCGAGTTGATTCGTAAAGCGGATCAATTCGTCACGATTGACCGGTTTACCGTCCAGATTCCAAAATCCAGTAATTCCACACATAAAAACTTAACGCTTCCTTATCTCGATCAGTTTTTGGGCAAACGCCTCAAAGTTGGTCGTTTCATTATATCGTTCCTGCCAGACCTCGCGGCTGCCTTGTCGCTTCTCCAACCACTCATCACGTTGATCGCAGACCGCCAGCAACGCGTCGGCGATATCATCGGGTGTGGGATTCTCACCAAGTAAAAAGCCGTTCTTTTCCTGAACGATCTCCACATTGCCTCCCACCGCGGTAGCGATGACGGGGATTCCGCAACTGATGGCTTCCATGATGGAAACAGGCGTCCCTTCGGTGGAACTGACATTGAGAAATACATCAATCGGCATCTCAAGATAGGTTTTGATGAGATGCTCCTGCGTTTGATAGCCGGGAAAACTTCCGCTGGCATTGGGAGGGAACCCAGCCGCTACACGATTGATGAAATTTTGTCGTTCTTCTCCGCCGCCAAAATGAGTCCATTCGATTCTTTGGTCGGGGCGGCACTTTGCAGCATGGAGAATTCCCTCCAGCAGCAGGTCGATCCGTTTGATGGGGTTGACCATCGAACAGGAGACGACCCGCAGCACGCCATCATCGGATGGCTTCGACAGCCCGCCCGGTTCAGGCACTCCCAGCAGGGCGGTGGCATATTTATACTTGAAGCGCGGATATTTTTCCAACAGATAGTTCGTGCCGATGTCCGAATCCGCGAACAAGCCATCCAGCAGGGAAATGGACTGCGAACGCAGTGGCCACGGCTTGTACATTTCTTCGTACAAATCGTATCCATGTGCGCGGGAGATGAGCCGCAAAGACGGATGTTCGGTCTTCGCCCGGCCCAGCCCCATGGCAATCTCGGTGAACCAGTAGGTGTAGCAAACTACTTCGGAAGAGGAAAGCCCTTCCCGTTTCAGCCAATTGCTCATCCATTTTTGCGTTAAGGACGCGCCGGAGACGAAGAAAAATATCTTTTTAAGATAGCCAAACGAAAGAGAGGCGGGCAGACGGTCTTTGATCTCCTGCCAGACATCTTTGGAAAAAAGAGCGGGTAAAAATGCCAGAAAGCGTTTTTCGAGGGAAAAGTTCCCCGCAAAATCGAGGCGGACCTCCACGCCTTGCGGCAGGGGCAGCAATTTTTCGTGCTTTTCATTTGGAACGAGCACGATCCGTTCGAAATATTTTTGCAGGATATTGATCTCGCCAGTCAAAAAGGTCTGCTCACCGACGGTATCGTAGGGATAGGTGTTCGTAAAAATCAAAAGGATCATAAGGGGGCTATTCGGGCAAAAACGCTTCGCGATGTTTCGCAAACTCTTCGATGGCGCGTTCGTAATCGTCATGCCTGCCGATGTCGAGCCAGTAGCCGTCGAAGTTGAAGACATTGACCTTTTTGCCGTCGTTCATCAACTTGAGCACAAGTTCGGGCAGGTCAAGGCGCTGACCTTTCGGGACGTAATTCAAGATTTCAGGCTCGAACAGGTAAATGCCCATGCTCACCGAGTAGTGATACGTGGGTTTTTCGATGTAATCCGAGACCCAGTTATCTTCATCCACCCGAATCACGCCGAGGTCAATTTTTACATCGCGCTGATAGCAAGCCACCGTGGCAAGTGCGCCGCGTTCGCGGTGGTATTTGAGCATGGCGCTGTAATCAATGGTGGTGAGCAGGTCGCCGTTCATGACCAGGAAGGTATCGGTCAAATCCGTGATAAGCGCAATCGGTCCCGCCGTGCCGAGAGGATGTTCTTCGCGGGAGTAATCAATCTTCACATTGAACTTGCTCCCGTCACCGCAGTATGCCATCAGCAACTCGGCAAGATAGCCCGTTGCAAGCGTGATGTCGTCGAAGCCTTTTTTATGCAACTGGCGGATGACGATTTCCAGAATCGGCATTTCACCGATCGGCATGAGCGGTTTGGGAAGAACAGTTGTGTATGGGGCAAGGCGCGTTCCCTTGCCGCCAGCTAAAATCACTGCGCGCATGTTACACCGTGTACCGGTCGGGTCGGTAGAGGTCGAGATGGGCGGAGATCCACTCGATGGTGAGTTTCAAGCCCTCATCCAGAGGGATGCGGGGTTCCCATCCGATCATCTGTTTGGCTTTTTCATTGGACGCCCATAACTTCATCACTTCGCTTTTGCCGGGGCGCACACGCTGCGGATCGGCGACAATTTTCGGAGTCTTGCCGATGATGCTGAAAATCTTTTCAGCGAGGTCGCCAATGCGAATGGTGTTGTCGTTGCCGAGGTTGATCTCTTCGCCCAGCACACCTTCGGCTTCAGCAACTTTCACAAAACCGTTGGCGGTATCTTTTGCAAAAGTAAAGTCGCGCGAAGGTTCAAGACTACCGAGTTTGACTTCATCACGCGTGAGCGCCTGCACAATAATGGTCGGGATGACCGCGCGCATTGACTGACGCGGCCCAAAGGTGTTGAACGGGCGCAGTGTGACCACGGGCGTTTCAAACGAACGATAAAAACTTTCGGCAATGCGGTCCGCGCCGATCTTGCTGGCGGAGTACGGCGACTGTCCCTGCAAGGGATGTTTCTCATCGATCGGCACATACTGCGCCGTGCCATACACTTCGCTGGTGGATGTATGCACCACGCGCCGCGTTCCAAAATCACGCGCCGCCATCAGCACATTGAGCGTACCCATGATATTCACATCGATCACTTCACGCGGGTTGACATACGAATAGGGAATCGCGATCAACGCGCCAAGATGAAAAGTCGTATCCGCGCCACGCACGGCATTGCGCACGGCTTCGTTATCGCGCAGGTCGCCCTGCATCACTTCCACCTGCG of Anaerolineales bacterium contains these proteins:
- a CDS encoding sugar phosphate nucleotidyltransferase — translated: MRAVILAGGKGTRLAPYTTVLPKPLMPIGEMPILEIVIRQLHKKGFDDITLATGYLAELLMAYCGDGSKFNVKIDYSREEHPLGTAGPIALITDLTDTFLVMNGDLLTTIDYSAMLKYHRERGALATVACYQRDVKIDLGVIRVDEDNWVSDYIEKPTYHYSVSMGIYLFEPEILNYVPKGQRLDLPELVLKLMNDGKKVNVFNFDGYWLDIGRHDDYERAIEEFAKHREAFLPE
- the asnB gene encoding asparagine synthase (glutamine-hydrolyzing), translated to MCGITGFWNLDGKPVNRDELIRFTNQLAHRGPDGWDIHVDESANLGFGHRRLAIIDLNTGDQPMPYADGRYWIVFNGEIYNFVELKNELESLGCRFNTESDTEVVLAAYDTWGEDFQFKLNGMWALAIWDSRERKLFLSRDRFGVKPMIYLFDGKRFAFASEMKAFLALDGFRAEYNPVVLANSLEDASLVEGAEDCLFQGLKRLLGGHCLTLTASGDMKIRRWWNTLDHLPHVPEKYEDQVAQYRELFLDACRIRMRSDVPIGTALSGGLDSSSVLSSMSHIRKSGDATMRMAHEWQKAFIGTWPGKVIDERRYADEVIKKTGVNPIYCEMNADMYLEHFDEILYQFEELSDIHLGPWFVHKMQRQHGVVVTIDGHGGDEALGGYTWHVFAAMRNANPIRYAELALIRNSMSLTHGLGTYVNAIKKRLTGKKSASPSTSWLVAQPEPFFTPSIEQDKPRLAGHDELFKTLYTDFHFTHLPMVLRNFDRLSMAHGVEVRSPLMDWRLVCFSFALPSDRKIGRGFTKRILRDAMKGVLPDLIRVRSKKLGFPDLAEGWDSSRGHQFIHDVVSSNNFQTSPFWNGARVQNDLEVAFKRHDKKIMKRAWKFIQAQALLNLFLERK
- a CDS encoding glycosyltransferase, whose amino-acid sequence is MILLIFTNTYPYDTVGEQTFLTGEINILQKYFERIVLVPNEKHEKLLPLPQGVEVRLDFAGNFSLEKRFLAFLPALFSKDVWQEIKDRLPASLSFGYLKKIFFFVSGASLTQKWMSNWLKREGLSSSEVVCYTYWFTEIAMGLGRAKTEHPSLRLISRAHGYDLYEEMYKPWPLRSQSISLLDGLFADSDIGTNYLLEKYPRFKYKYATALLGVPEPGGLSKPSDDGVLRVVSCSMVNPIKRIDLLLEGILHAAKCRPDQRIEWTHFGGGEERQNFINRVAAGFPPNASGSFPGYQTQEHLIKTYLEMPIDVFLNVSSTEGTPVSIMEAISCGIPVIATAVGGNVEIVQEKNGFLLGENPTPDDIADALLAVCDQRDEWLEKRQGSREVWQERYNETTNFEAFAQKLIEIRKR
- a CDS encoding GDP-mannose 4,6-dehydratase, with the translated sequence MNWNGVKVLVTGAGGFIASHLIERLVTEGADVRGFVRYNSRNDLGMLKWLAPEIFSQVEVMQGDLRDNEAVRNAVRGADTTFHLGALIAIPYSYVNPREVIDVNIMGTLNVLMAARDFGTRRVVHTSTSEVYGTAQYVPIDEKHPLQGQSPYSASKIGADRIAESFYRSFETPVVTLRPFNTFGPRQSMRAVIPTIIVQALTRDEVKLGSLEPSRDFTFAKDTANGFVKVAEAEGVLGEEINLGNDNTIRIGDLAEKIFSIIGKTPKIVADPQRVRPGKSEVMKLWASNEKAKQMIGWEPRIPLDEGLKLTIEWISAHLDLYRPDRYTV
- a CDS encoding glycosyltransferase family 4 protein, with the protein product MRIAYVTVHVAPEIMQGGVGKKIKSQMGIWREIGHEVTLFSLSPAEIPFPEERQFIFDANVNLLKREVARMFELKRMLEAIREFQPDVIYMRFGLYSHPLHRLFKIAPVVLETNSDDRQEYQERGAFFHWMNRLTRGLTFGSAAGIIFPSHELVDVLLPKRDKPFRVISNGIDVRKVKIMPPPKNPHPVITLVGSPGMDWHGVDKLIDLAGLFQDLEVNIIGYSKSDIDIPYTENVHFLGFLFGDELHEILCKTDVMCGTLALHRKKMNEASPLKVREAISFGIPLIIAYYDTDLSELEIETMLRLPNTENNILENSSRIRKFAYDMMGKRVDVNAVFSYLDQRKKEETRLAFFEEILAERT